A genomic segment from Agelaius phoeniceus isolate bAgePho1 chromosome 2, bAgePho1.hap1, whole genome shotgun sequence encodes:
- the TRPC4 gene encoding short transient receptor potential channel 4 isoform X2, whose translation MWDGGLQDYIHDWWNLMDFVMNSLYLATISLKIVAFSKYSGLVPRESWDMWHPTLVAEALFAIANIFSSLRLISLFTANSHLGPLQISLGRMLLDILKFLFIYCLVLLAFANGLNQLYFYYETNEPGNCKGIRCEKQNNAFSTLFETLQSLFWSIFGLINLYVTNVKARHEFTEFVGATMFGTYNVISLVVLLNMLIAMMNNSYQLIADHADIEWKFARTKLWMSYFEEGGTLPTPFNVIPSPKSLWYLIKWLWRHLCKKKIRRKPESFGTIGRRAADNLRRHHQYQEVMRNLVKRYVAAMIRDAKTEEGLTEENFKELKQDISSFRFEVLGLLKGSKLSNLQTGKMSKDTASLSENEENSESEGNKKGKKKPFSLFDITTMIHPRSASIASEGHNVSNGSAMMVSESTQEKQKRVNFVTDIKNFGLFHRRSKTNSVEQSKNKIYTVSEEVSRQQAEEQCEKTDELEEGELIMNCELNFQNPGKKCVLAESQNTSESLDSHEEGSICPSETEKMELQSSEPATPQDQLGKALDISIDSDGKQETIVQGDYVITRL comes from the exons TACAGTGGGTTAGTTCCACGGGAGAGCTGGGACATGTGGCATCCAACCCTGGTGGCTGAGGCCCTGTTTGCAATCGCAAACATCTTCAGCTCCCTGCGCTTGATCTCATTATTCACTGCAAATTCTCACCTGGGACCTCTGCAGATATCTCTAGGAAGAATGTTGCTGGACATTTTGAAGTTTCTCTTCATatactgccttgtgctgcttgCTTTTGCAAATGGATTGAACCAGCTGTACTTCTACTATGAGACAAATGAACCTGGCAACTGCAAAGGAATACGATGTGAAAAGCAGAATAATGCATTTTCAAC gttaTTTGAAACGCTGCAGTCATTATTCTGGTCTATATTTGGACTCATCAATCTCTATGTGACCAATGTGAAAGCAAGGCATGAATTCACTGAATTTGTTGGGGCCACCATGTTTGGTACCTATAATGTAATATCTCTTGTTGTTCTACTCAACATGCTAATAGCCATGATGAATAACTCTTACCAACTCATTGCT GATCATGCAGACATTGAGTGGAAGTTTGCTCGAACAAAACTCTGGATGAGTTACTTTGAAGAAGGAGGAACTTTGCCCACTCCTTTTAATGTCATACCAAGCCCAAAGTCTTTGTGGTATCTGATCAAATGGTTATGGAGACAcctttgcaagaaaaaaattagaagaaagCCTGAAAGTTTTGGAACAATAGGG agaCGTGCAGCTGACAATTTGCGGAGACATCATCAATACCAG GAAGTTATGAGAAATCTGGTTAAAAGGTATGTTGCAGCAATGATAAGAGATGCCAAAACTGAGGAAGGATTGACAGAAGAAAATTTTAAg gagTTAAAACAAGATATTTCCAGCTTTCGCTTTGAAGTCCTGGGTTTATTAAAAGGAAGCAAGCTGTCTAATTTGCAGACTGGAAAGATGAGCAAAGACACTGCCTCTCTgtcagaaaatgaagaaaatagtGAGAGTGAAGgaaacaagaaaggaaagaagaaaccCTTCAGCCTTTTTGACATAACAACGATGATTCACCCACGATCAGCCAGTATCGCCTCTGAAGGACATAATGTAAGCAATGGCTCAGCAATGATGGTGTCAGAGTCCACTCAGGAGAAACAAAAGCGTGTGAATTTTGTAACAGACATAAAAAATTTTGGGTTGTTTCACAGACGATCAAAAACAAACTCTGTGGAGcagagtaaaaataaaatatacaccGTTTCTGAAGAAGTTTCCCGCCAACAGGCAGAAGAACAATGTGAGAAAACTGATGAACTGGAAGAGGGAGAATTGATCATGAACTGTGAATTAAACTTCCAAAATCCTGGCAAAAAATGTGTGTTAGCTGAGTCACAAAATACCAGCGAGTCTTTGGATTCACACGAAGAGGGGAGTATTTGTCCTtcagaaacagagaaaatggaGTTACAGAGCTCAGAACCTGCCACTCCACAGGATCAGCTGGGCAAGGCTTTGGACATTAGCATTGACTCTGATGGGAAACAGGAAACAATTGTTCAGGGGGACTATGTGATAACAAGGTTGTGA